The stretch of DNA aaagaaatggagtacttgtggcaccttagagactaaccaatttatttgagcatgagctttcgtgagctacagctcacttcatcagatgcatactgtggaaactgcagcagactttatatatacacagagaatatgaaacaatacctcctcccaccccactgtcctgctggtaatagcttatctaaagtaatcgtcaggttaggccatttccagcacaaatccaggttttctcaccctccacccccccacacaaattcactctcctgctggtgatagcccatccaaagtgacaactctttacacaatgtgcatgataatgaagttaggccatttcctgcacaaatccaacttcattatcatgcacattgtgtaaagagttgtcactttggatgggctatcaccagcaggagagtgaatttgtgtgggggggtggagggtgagaaaacctggatttgtgctggaaatggcctaacctgacgattactttagataagctattaccagcaggacagtggggtgggaggaggtattgtttcatattctctgtgtatatataaagtctgctgcagtttccacagtatgcatctgatgaagtgagctgtagctcacgaaagctcatgctcaaataaattggttagtctctaaggtgccacaagtactccatttctttttgcgaatacagactaacacggctgttactctgaaacctgtctatatgtATCTgttgactttaaaaacaaactttgcatTTGTGGATAATCttagcactatacccagatgttcagacactcttttctcaacctatgtattatGGGAGTGttgattttttaacattagctttaataaaaatttttaatctgttcttatttttaaaaaaaggtataaaTGTCTCCTTAACCCTTTGTACCAGGGTCAATAAGAGGTGATTGCCAGTCAGGGAAAGGTTTACTAAGTACTATTAAccactttttaaaggtatttttacCTCTTACACTCATGGTTTATGTGAAATGCTGCCAGTGTCTACGTTCTGTCCTTTGATTAGCTCCAGAGTGACCAAAACAATTATTTGTTTCCCCTGCCATATGTTTATTGTAGGCTGATGCTTCTGGATTACCTCCTGAAATCTAGAAAATCACTCATCTCCGAAGTTGTAGCGTAGCATCACTTAGGTGCATCACATTAAATCATGTATCAACTGTACATGAAAACATGAAAGCTGAGTCAAAATCATTTATCAAAGAGCAACAAAACAGTGGTGTGTTTTTCAATGCACAGGTCATCAAGCCCATGCCCTTGCTATACACATTACAGTGGGACTGAATTGAAGGCAGAAGTCCTGTCTTGACTTGCAAGACTGATCTGGAAACAAATAGGACAACTGTACTGCTGGGGTGACTAACACATTGCAGACATCTTGATGGTCTGAAGTGACGCGGGGTGGTCACACAACCAGAACCACCATAATCTACTCCAacactaaggccactttatgCAAATGAGGCAGGTGGAGCATTCTGTTTTGCAGGGGTGGAAATCCTGTACCAGCTGACCCAACCCCACTGTAAGGAGAACAGGAGGGTGGTATAAAGTAGAGCTCTCAGCTACACCTAGTATTCcgctgggcagggctggccttaccatgaggcaaacgaaggtggccgcctcaggtgccagaccggggggggggggggcgccactaggacccagagtttcaaagttttgacCCAAGCAAGGCGGCATGGGGGCATcctttgagctccccacctcaggtgccaaaatgttgtgggccagccctgccaCTGGGAGCTTCCAAAGGGGAAAAACTAACTTGTACTGGTGTCAGGCAGTTTTGAATCGGGAAGATGCAACCGGCTCTCAGTGGCTCCCCTTTCTCCATTCCATCCAAGCTTCACACAGAAGAAATGGAGGCGCATCAAGACCACAGTGTTCCTCTCCTGGGGGTCCATGACAATGCACGGAAAGGTATTTGTTGAAGAGGCTAAGGTATTTCCCATCCCCTCTAACTTTCATACACCAGAACACAACTCCACAAACTTGTCTCAGAACAGAGGAGCAGCAGAAAAGGAACTGATGGTTGGAAGATGAACGGCTCCCTTTTTCTCCTTCTGTGTCTGTACACACCACTGGTGGTAGGCCAGTGTGAGAAACTCACACAAACTATAGTAATTCTTACCATAGCCATTGACAAGTTACATGTTTCATAAAAATCACACTCTCCATACATCTGACAAGCTTAAGAAGACCCTTGGGGGCACGTGCCTAGCAAATGCCTTGATGTTAGTGCCAAGAAAATTCCCCATTATTCAAGTCACATCAGCTAAGAATCTGCTGGAAACTTGCGTTAGGGAGCTCTTAGCATACGAACCGTGGAGTTTCCTTAGAAATATATAAAAGTGTATACTCTTTTATAGACCTACTTTTAGGGAACTTTGCTAATTTTGGTCTGTGATATATGTAATAGCAGTTTACATGGAATAAAAATTGAAGACCAAAGTGACAAAAATAATgctataatattaaaataaatcaaatgataTAGTGCCATTATTCTGATACAGAATTTTTACACAGCAATATTAATACATGCACATGACAAGAAGTCAGGTGGCCCATTAGAATAGATTTTagggtttctttttaaatagaaactACATTTTAATACATTGTTTCAGATGAGGAGCACGTTTTACGGCAGATTAAGTAACAAGTCTTTCTTCTCTTTGAACACTGAAACAACATACAGAATTCTCTGAACACTTTTTACACTTAGATGCTTTGGTTTAATGGGACAGTTTAAAAGCTACACCTATTGGTTAAACTGTTAATGTCGTGATGCACCTAACCTACAAATACTATAATAATTACAATAAAGGTACCAAATATACACTTCTTTTGGCAGTCATCTTATGCTTTGCTCTATACTCCTGTACAACACCCCctaccccctccacacacatcaCATTTTGAATCAAGCTTAttcaagtataaaaatattggccAAGAGTTACCAAGCGACTTGTGATTTTGGATGCTTCCATTTCTGGGCCCTGTAGTTGGGACATTTTTAAAGGGGCATGATTTCCAGAAAGTGCTATGAAATTGCCTATCACTCCCCTTTAAGATATCTCAGTTTGGGCGTCCAAAAATGGAAGCATCCGGCATCATtagacccttttgaaaatcttggccataacACCACAGTATCTCAATGTTTGTTTTCAACGTTTACGAGGCAAGAAAGTATGTTAAAGAATTTCCTCTGGCAAATAACTTGTTCATCACAATAACAAGGGAAAATGTAAATACATGAAGTGGCTGTTTATGGTGAAGAACCATTCCTGCTAAAAAAAGACATCTTCGTTTCTGAACTCTGGTAAACATTTGAATCTGCTAGGAGATATCCGTAGGCAGGCCAAGTTAGGCAGACATGGGCAGGTGTGATGCATTCTTCTCCCAAGAAACGGGACCTGGAAGCAAGTATTGAAAAGGTCAGAAGTGACGAGAGGAAGCGGCATCAGCAGCAGGTAGCGATAGTACGCATTGGTATGCTGAAATGGAGGCAGTGACATGAGGTCATCTTTTCCTCCAATTTTATAAATATGTCTATTGTAAAAATGCATTAATCTTAGTCATCAGGTCCCTGTTTTTCCATCTGTACTTCACACTGGTATCGGCATGCAGTGAGCTAGATGGATAGCTCACTTCATGACTCTTTTTGCTCTGTACTGCCATTACAAAGCAGCATAACTGGCCACAAGAAGATCACCCCACTGGAGAAGAATTACCTGGTGGCATACAGAGCACATAATGGCTTGTATGTGtcacccctgctcctgcccccactgttcCCTGTGCCCAGCAATTCCTGGCTTCCATAATGGCTTGTGGGCCTTAACAGTGCTCTCAGTTGTGTCCAGAGAACAGCTGGGTCAGGATTGGAGGAGTTCAATGGAAACTTAAAAGCCAGCTTTGTGCACCATTTCAAGTTGTGCTGTGCTTTTCTTGGTGTGTATATCTATATTACATATCGACAAAAACCCTGCATTAAAAGAAGGTTGCTTGTGCCAACTTAACTCAgttcccttgtgcatatgcattatgatacagtctttggTTACATAATAACAGGATCCCTGCCTTTTTCAGATCTAGCAAGtatctactgagcatgtgtgaaatactatttttctaaGGCTTgcaatttggccaaatttgggcatattttcatggggacagcaaaaggcacatccctgagaCAAAAGCCCTGCTCGTAAGCCTGGGGACACTTAGCTTTCCAAGAAAAgatcactatatatatatattttttaacaaaacattttttcccagacttattcttggaaacagctgaaacattttggctgaaaccttccaaaaacctcagcctgaggcagacacctggcatgggaaatttcagcccaaatagttaaagtttgacaaagctacaagcaattgaaaacagggtcttacaataGGAAGTGTCAGGCAATGTTAATCATAGGCAGTGCTACCAAGCTTGCCTATTATACAGACCTGTAGATTTAGAACATAGGACCATCttttccttccagttctattatttcacaaaattaaatgaaaataatttgacTCTTCTGCCATAAAGCTCAAATATGTCCGTTGCATAAATTACAATCTAATATTTCTATTATAGTAGTGCTCAGAGGGTTGTACACATACATATGAAGACATTGGGGGatgattctcctcttacttacaccagttttatctTAGTGTAACTCCTAACTTATTTATATCAGTGGGAAAGGAGATTCAGATCCAGCGCCTGTGTCCCAAAGAGCCTGCAGCCTAAGAAATCCTGTGATGTGTCTCTTGTGTGTTACAGAAAAAAGTTTGTCTTGGAGTTGTTCTCTGCTATGGCCTAGAGGTATATGTGAAAAAGAATGGGATTAATTTAAATTTAGAGCTACTGAAACTCCCCAAAAGGCACGATACAAACGTATTCCTCTGTCTAAAAACTGAGGAACTCTCAAAACAGGTACTTACCATGTGATACTCTCACCACAGCCATACTATCCAGAACCTAACCATGGGCCCAATTCCACAAGTGCAATCTCCAGTGAAATCAAAGGGAATTTCATTTCCACATAGGATAGATTCAAACCCAAGGAAACCAACACTTATATCCTTGCATGCTTGTCACTAAAACTGCACATTGCACTTGGCCAATAAGGACAGAGGCAAGTGGAATGTGACTGAGTagctaaaaaaaattattaaaaagtttaaaaaacacatACAAAGCAGCTTAAAGGCACCTGTCTTGGTGGCAGTCAGTGACTGCAGAGAGGGCAATGTTCACCCTGAACTGTAGTGGTCTCCCCCCATTTGACACTCAATCCCAAGCAATTTAAGCGTCCTGAGGGGTCCTCACAATTTCAAGGCCTAACCAAGCAACGTCTGTCAAGGAGCCCCCAGTGTGGGGAAGACCCCCAGCTGGCAAAGAGCCAGCATAGATGGCTCCCATGCCTCCCTGATGCCGactgaggagagagggagggtggcTGGAGTGCACTGCTCTCAGACTATGCCCAGTTGGCATATGGTCCGGGGAGCTTTTGCCAGgcagcacaagttagagcaggcCCTGTCCTaaccagagctggggcagagaatcagggagccataacTGTCATCTgcttccctttccccccctttATTAGGCTGCCTCGTGTCGGGGACTGGAGCCACCCTTTGCTAGGCACTTCCCTAAGCTAGGCAGAGCCAGCTTTTTCCCACAGCTCAGTAAGGAAGCAGGCAATGGACCAGcaactctctcctccctcccccctgcaacagagcaggcaggcagcaggggaaCTGCttaccagctgcagctgggaaggaagaATAGCTGCTCAGAGCACAACTGGCTCACACCAGAGCGGCTGCAAGAGCAGTGGGATGCAGTTGGGAAGGCGGCGCCCACTGCTGCCTCCTCCAAgccatgggcctgattcaaacACTTCCATTTCAAAAAATTACAAGGGGCAGCTCAGGGAGCACGTTTTCCATCCACAATCACGACATTTTCCACCTAATACAATTGACCTGAAGGGCCACAATTTAGTGGGAAGGGCCACAGATTGCACAGCACaccggaatgcatccgatgaagtgagctgtagctcacgaaagcttatgctccaataaattggttagtctctaaggtgccacaagtcctccttttcagatTGCACAGCATTGCCCTAGATAGATGATGATTGATGCACtacaaagggggagagagagagagagagagagagatctgacaGGACAAAAATTCATCTTCACAGTCACAGGGTGCATATTTGGGTGCATCCTTAGTGAAACAACAGTTTAAACCTTTTGCTGTATAATATGTATAGAAATAATATTTTACTCATTTTATACATGAAAAAGTatatgggtgtgtgtggggaggttaGTGCTTAATTTGGGAGGAAGGACTGCACAGTGATTAGATCAATAGCATAGtatttaggagacctgggttccagttCCTGCTTTACCACAGACTGCCTGTGcgatcttgggcaaatcagtctctctgttccccacctgtaacatggggataacagcactgccctacctcccaggggtgttgtgaggataaatataataaagattgtgaggtgctcagacactacgcAAATGGGGGATGGACTTTAGATagaaactaaggcctggtctgcactaaaaAGTTACATCAACccagctacgtcactcaggggtgtgaaaaatccacatccctgaaaGAGGTATTTAAATTGACTTAATCTcccgtgtagacagcactaggacAATAGAAGACTTCTTCCATCAGTGAAGTTACTGCCTCtttggaggtggattaactacagccatgggagaacccctcccgtcgcTGTATTgagcgtctacactgaagcatgGACATCGTCTAAGGAATAGTTTTCTGCAGTAAGTGAAATGCTTTTAGTGGTCTCAGAACAGTTGCTAGCAGTCAGGAGTCCACCACACAAACTCATCACGTGTTATTTAAAACAGGTGATAGTTTCTGCCCAAGTGGGCACGAGGCTAATCTTTCGTGTAGACTAAATTGCCTTGCAATGTAGGTTAGTCTTTGCAGAGCGTGTttaaattcaatggcaaaacagtGTGGGAAAGTATAAACTGAAGGTGTGTGGTTTGTACCTGACCTGCAggcaaatgaaatgtttcaatatcAACACTATTTGTCTCTCAATCCTCACACACAAAATATTTGAAGGAGAGGAAAGAAACCTTGAGAAACACCTCCACCACTTtatctttgaaaatatttaaatttcacaGAGTACAGTAAGTCAACTTTGCTTTCTATCGGTCAAGTACAGTAGCCTGGTCAAGAGCATGAGTTTAAAATTAACCTTGTAAAAGTTTTAAACTTCAGTGACTTTAACTGTAAACTGGATCTGGATATTCCTCTTTATTAACTGTACAACTGTGTACAGTCAGCTAAAGAATATAGTGGACATTATAAattattgtaataataataaactcaTTGAACAACTaggtcctgattctcatttacagtgaGGCTTCCTTACATCCCCCTGTtaatgtaaaggggccttaaagtgggagTAAATTACATTACTTAGTGCAATCTGGTTCCTAATACCTTACTGGAAGATTTAAGGATATATTTTTAGCTAGACTGAAACCTGTATTTCCCTTCAGAAAATGAATTGCGGACACAAAGTTGTGCCTACAATCAGCTAGTAAGAGATGCAAGTAATTTGTACTGCACTCACGGATCTGAAATTAATATCTTCCACACATGGCTACTGTTAGGTCACATATTTTCTTCAGCATGACTTTCAAGATCACCAAGATTTTAAATTATGGTTTCAAACCTGTTGGTAAAACCACTTTCAAATGAATAGATGGTTCTGATTCCATACTATGTCAATTTCTCTTCCACCAACTTCAATAAAAGGACTACACCCTAACAAAGTTTAGCTCAATATATATAGTTGAAAGTAGTATTCTGGGTTACGTGGATGCTGTTGACTATGCTTGGAAAAGACTCGGATCATGCTATTAGATTTGCAAGTAAGGTTAACCATTGTGACAAGATATTCCAATGTGGCTTGTACAGTATAGAAAAAAAAGTCTGTCAGAGCTAGACGTTCAGTCACATGTTTTTGAGCATCAGTTTAATAAAGGTAGCCTTTCATGAGAGTTCTCAAATGCAGTTTTTACTTTTTTGGAAACCAATATCTTTTTAACTGGCTTTTTGTGGCATCAGTGGATCTTTAAGAGTAAGAGCACAACTGGCATTGATGTGGAATATCACATCCAATGAATATACCAGGTGCCTACTGATGTTGTTATTATTTGTGTGGATACTGTAGTTCTTACTCACTAGAATAGTTTCACTGAAGTTACTGGCACTTACTTGTATTATCAAGGACTACTTGCATGAGGAAGTGCATCAAGGGTTGGGCCCTGGAACTGTAAAATACTGTTTCTATCAAataatgcaaaagaaaaacatacaGTACTTTTGACCTTGGGTTTTCTTCAGAATAATTTTGACAGTAATATATTTCTTTACGTATGTTCCTTCAATGTTGTTTCCATAAAGAAGCAAACTGCTGGGTATTGTAACCAACACTACGGATCCCTACACTTTTACCACGTATAATTTTTTTATGCAATTTGACTTACAGCAAAATATATTCACATTTATTTCTGCCTTGTCAGTTTCAGTATCATAAGAACCGCCATTAGTACATACTAACTTTATTACTCAAAGGATGACATTCTTCTCCCAAGTCGCCCATTGGCGTGCACATTCGGAGACTGCGGATCCAGAGACTAACAGCACAGCACATGCCACCCCCACACTGTAGATCCCTGTCGCAAGCCTGAAGTTTAATAAACAGATAAACAGTATTAGGCAAACAAAAGCACTCCAAAAATAGCACAGTCCACTGCTTTTTGCAAATGTCTGAGCtacagtctgctgcagtttccacggtatgtatctgatgaagtgagctgtagctcacgaaagctcatgctcaaataaactggttagtctctaaggtgccacaagtactcctttacttttatgTGGGAACCTTACGATACATTGAAAAGATTGCAAGCTACGATGGCTCATTTAACATTTATAACAACAGAATCTAGACTTGTATGTTTAAACAAGCCATGACTATGTAGGGGGTCTGGATCAGGGCTGAAGGATCAACTCTGCCACCAGCTACCCCCTCACATGTATATGTGAGGGGTAAAACTGGAATTAGTCTACAGCCCCCATTCAAGAAAGCTTCCCAaaaatgctgtcctgaatagtgatggacttaagcatatgctgatGTTCTGTCCAGTTCATGGCCTGAGGTATTTGACTAAGTGTAAAAGGAGTAAAGTGTGCCAAACTGATAAGTGGCCCTGTCTTGAAGAGAAGCTAATGCTGAGAAATTCATAATGAATTTAAAGATTTTTGAATCACTTTTCCTTCTAGATTCTAATTCTAGTATTTTATGGTTGAGTGCCTTTGCAAATGTAAGACCGTATTATACTTTTATCACAAAAGTCCTCTTGGAACTAGGTAAAATAAAAGCTTAATCAGAGATGTTATGattattatctagaccatatTCTGCATCTAAATTAAAAGGGGTTTTTAGTATCTAAGGTGGTGGCTTGGCACAAACAGTCCACACCCAGACAGGTGCTGATGTGAGATGTAGAAGGACGTGCTGTCCATTGTAAATTTCAACCATTGGTTTAGGACATACTTGTATAAACACAAAATGAACTAGGAATTGCTTTGTgcattttgaaaaccaaaaatttaagAGCAAGTGAAACACTGGGGTCAGAAGTGTATAACTACACATGTTTATTcctgttaaaatacattttaacccCCCCCCAAAGGTTATAAGGATTTTAATTATACCATTATAGGGGCAAATCCCATTCTACTTGCTCAAGTGAGGagtctcactgaagtaaatgggccTCATCACATAACTAAGGTAAGCTGAATCTgacctctttttttccttcccccccaccccagtatcTGACAGCAGGACTGACAGGCAAAAAAGGGTTCTGATCAATTGTCTCCAACAGGCAAACTGAGAAAAGGATGCATAAGGAATCTTAATTGATCTGAGGGAGACATTACCGTCTATTGAAACAAACTCTCATTTTAGAAATAAGGGCTTAAGTATCTTATACTGGGATTTACATGATAAATGCCATTCTGTGTACTCCCCCAGGTAAATATTATGCCATTTCAAACAGCAGAACTCACATCAAAATACATATTTACTGAACAGACAGTAACTTAGAAAAAGCTCTTGGGGCTAGGGATGAGCAATGAAATAGATTATGTAACCAAAATGCGTAGCACTCACAGTAAgatatatatttaataaattcaaCAGCTATTACAAACAAGCCTAAATACATACTTACCCAAAAGAGTAATCTGACTCTAAAACTGCTGTTAGAACCTCTCAggtagaaaatgtttgttttctaacCTTtcataaacaacaaaataaatttaCTGGTCAAATTCTGCACTGGTGACACTGGGGTAAAGGTACAGTAACACCTCTGATTCAAAATAACTTCTTTTGGCTTTACAATTGGGTTTAGCCATGGTGCAGCCACATGCAAAAATTTTGAGGAGGACAGAGTAGTCTGAGAACCCATTGGGTTTACAACCCCATTGAGTGCACATAAAcaagacaattaaaaaaaaagggggggggggcttcctctTTGTTCTCCTGTTGTCCTGTCCCTGGAATTTGGTCCTTGTTTTTTGTATACAAAATTAGGTTATTAAGTCTGTCACTTGAGGCGGGAGAGGGAAGGTGCTTACACTACAACTGCACAGAATCAAGTTTTAATTAGCCCGGCCTCTCTGGGTGCTTATCAGACCCATCTTGTGCTGGTGCATTTTGAATTAATCAAACGCATGCAAGTTTACAGCGTCCATTCCCCCGGTCTTGTGAATGCTGTACAGCTCGCAGTGCCTTCTCAGAAAGTAGGGAAACTCCTGCTATGGTGATCTAAAATCTGCTCCGACTATCATGCTACTCTTTATGGGTCATATTCTGGCACCCATGCTCAccctgagtagtaccttactccccaaggagtcccattcatttcagcGGGACTACTGGCAGAGTGAGGTGCTATTCAGTGTCAGTAAGGATGAACCTAGCCCTGAAAGAACACTGAATACATTCTAAATAATAATGACATTTAAGACATTGTGCTAGTCAATATTCCTTTTCAACCTGGTCTTCAGCTATTTACTCTGGAACCCATTTAAGGTTTTCCCTCTAAGAATTAAATTACATTATCCCAAATCCTAGAAAAACGGATGGCCCCGCCATTCATTTTTTAGCTCCCCACTTTCTCTTACCTCCAACCTTTAACTTATACCAATATTCCCCATATTTGGGGCAGAACACCGTGGTTACTTAATGACATTCCTGCTCCTCAGTCcatgttcaaataaattcttGTGGAAAACCCTGGTAACTTTCTGTACGCTTTATTTGCGATTTagtgtctgatccaaagcccattttgATTAATGGAAAGACCctccttgacttcaataggctttggatcaagacctTAAATCAGAGATGCCAAAcctatgggaaaaaaaaaatcacagaaattgggcttgtttttggcttaattagCTTGTTGGCTAGAGTTTGGCTTGtcgcttgttgcttctttttttttttttttttttgattggctcccggcaAGAAGGGGCAAGGGGGGAAGAGAGtcggggtgcacagcgggcccccCACAGTCCCAGAGTGCATACcaggggggatctagtcacagagtgttggggttcttagggattggcttgttttgaaatgggattattttgatttttgttttcttgtgaTAGTGGGGGTGCTTGCTTACTTACTGCGTGAAAGTTGACAACTGTGCCTTAAATCTGCACAAGGAGTAGTATTCACAGTGCTCATGCATGCTGAGTgaacactaaaaagaaaaactaacaaAGCATTCACCTAGTGTATGAGTATTTCACATACGCAAAAGTACATGGTAAAGGGATTAGTAAAAATACACTTCAGTTTCAAGCAAATAGtattttataattctaatacACTTTTCTGTTTCAATCCATTTACTCCCTGTCTActattctgttcttcactattaGCTTTtttactggttttttttttaatgttttaaaggtGTAGCTAAGATTTTATTGGCAAATATTTAAACTGGACCTACAGTGTATCTGGAAATATTCTTAATGTAAAGAAATCTTCAAATTCTCAAATATTTCAAAACTCCTTCACAGTTTCTCATGTGCAAGTAAATTGGTTCAGAACCAGTCTTCCCATTGATTAGACCAGAACCTCAGAGAACAATGAAATATCTGTTGCCATGAATacaatttctaaatgaaaaaagaaaaggagtgcttgtggcaccttagagactaaccaatttatttgagcataagtgagctgtagctcacgaaagtttatgctcaaataaattggttagt from Eretmochelys imbricata isolate rEreImb1 chromosome 7, rEreImb1.hap1, whole genome shotgun sequence encodes:
- the PROK2 gene encoding prokineticin-2; this encodes MRCAPLLPLLLPLLLSAGDAAVITGACDRDLQCGGGMCCAVSLWIRSLRMCTPMGDLGEECHPLSNKVPFLGRRMHHTCPCLPNLACLRISPSRFKCLPEFRNEDVFF